From the Colletotrichum lupini chromosome 1, complete sequence genome, the window GCAATGATCTCCTCAGAGTCGCCGTCCTCGAGCGCTTTCTTCACCATGTCGGCCTTGTCCTGGGGCAGATTAGGGTCCCATTGATGATCACGCTGGAAGTTTTCGAGATCGGTTGCCGCTTGCGTGACGTCCACGCTATGGTTCTTTTCGTCCGCCATGGCGGCTACTAGGTGTGCCTATATTATCGGGCGTGATGTTGATGCTGGTGGCTACTGCAAGGCTCTATGCAGCAAAGGTTCACTAGCTAGATCGTCATAGCCCAATGGCTGATCGATTTTGGGTTCCACGGACGTCGGTGGCAGCTTGGGAGGGACCAACATTAAGATCAATGCCTCGCGATGCATGTACGTACGCGCGTCTCACATATAAGTTGAACAATTTGCGGATCGATTGAACTCAATCAAGGTTCCAAGAGGGAAGTTGCCTACGTTGCCGGGAGCCCGAACGACGTGATAACGGTCACCAGGACCATCCCACCGTAACGTACCACGAGGTATCGTTATCATGGATAAATGGTCTCCTTTCTCCACCTTCATAGTGCGAAATGGTGGTGTTCCCAAGCAGTTCGTGTTATCTCGCCCGAGGCCGGGGGCGGGGTGGCGCCGTTTATTTCCCCGGAAGGAGGGGGGAAACGACAGGGAACATGGAGGATTACGTGCGGTTAGGATTCTTTTGGAGGAACTTATTTGAGCGAACCCCTGCCCGCTTATCGTCTTGACAAGTCTTGTCCCGACGCGGCAATGCTTGGTCCAATTGGCGTTAAACTCAAAACAAAAAGTTCCAACCGTCGGGGGGATCCCCTTGACAGCATTGAACCGTCGGCACGTTGCAACCGCGTGACGGCCGAACGACTAATAACGAATCCTCGTTCTTACCCCGCCGGTAGATAAGGTAGCAATTCTTCCCCCAACACGAAGGAGTTCGATACGGATAACCTTTGCCCATGAAAGATACGGATATTGTGATAAGACGGAAGGGGTCCCGCGGGGGGTCTTCCGACGAACAAGGATCTCGGACTGAAAGCCCGGGTAACCCGGGTCTGGCCGGGAATGTCACTTCAAGCGTTTATTTAGAGAATCCCAATTGATTGCAGCGAAATCGTCCGAACCCAGCGCGATGGTGTCAATTGGCCTGAATCACGCATTGATTTTCCTCAAATCATTACCGCTATCCAGGGTGCTGGATCTACAACACCCCAGATGACCTCGAGTGTCCAGCTGTTCCGCCTGCTCGGAACTATCAGCGTGTAAACGGCTAATCATGGAGCCCTTGCCTCGAGGTAACCCTCAGTAACTTGCATGAGGTACCTTGGCTGGCGATACTGCTCCATACAGCATGCCTGAGATCGATCCAACATCAACAGTCTAGCACATTGACCTCCAGGGATCATGATGCAATGACAATGATAGCTCAGTGAGAACGAAGCTCGCCTTTTGCTCCTCTTATGAGTTCAGGCTTTGAACACAATCTCAGGCTTTGAAACTTCGTCTTGAAGGCCTTGAATCAAACATAGAAGCAGTCTACTTCTTAGTATGGGTCTCTCGCTGTCGTTGAACATCCAAAATCTTCCTCAACGCTGCATCTCGCTCTTGAAATTGCTCCGGATTGGGCAGACCGTAGGCATCCACAGTCTGCTGCACAACTTTCGCATCCCACGTTGACCCGTCACTCTTCTCTGTGCCCTCTGACTCATTCGTTGCCTTTTTCTGGAAATTCACAGGTTCCGAACTATCCCATACCCCTTGAACAGTCCCAGAAAGGTTATTCAAGAAGGCCTGGATTCCAGCTACCCCGCCACCCATATTGTACGACTTGAAGATGCCTTGCACCGCCCATCTGGGCCCAAGGCTCGCTTCTATAATAGTGTCAATGTCAATAGGTCTACGacacagggaagaagcttacagaggccaactgctattagggtctaaaagaggaattactaaaatctgcccttctctcgaggtatactactagcgctctatatatacctaagctactcctttattacttagtccccctctttataccccctaagctatcccttaactaacgaggcctaactagcgaggcttaATAAGGTGCTCCTTCCCCTAGGCTTTGTCCTAAAGCCCGTTTATAGTTCGTATACGCTACGTTAATCCCTTACTTAGGAGGTCCTTAGATATACGGTACGAGGGCGGGTATAAGTAGCGCCCGTTAGCCCGAATATAGACCCCTTACTCCGgataatagccttataattctatacccGGGTCGCTCCTACTTATAAGCcgtccttataattactagtaCTTAAGTAGTCGTTGCCCTACTTTTATTCGCTAATATTaacccttttttaagctactataattccgaattccttttctttttttttatctatagttatcttttttatatatagtctcttatttttattagcgtctATACTACTCCCTCGTTATAtagatattatagctaacgaatATCTCCTAAATCCCTATTTTCGTATACTCCCCGCGCCTAAGTAAGTCTCTTTTAGAGTTGTTCTGTAGTCGTTActaactcgttttaatataactatagcccctaatcgcggcgtcgttattattagtaatagaacggTCGTTAGCGCTATAAgtgcgcttagtaatagctataatagcaGTCCGCCTAAAAAGCCtaatatcccctttactcgccctaacctcgtatatatattactacttatatactacttatactaaccgttataaactcttattaaaaaaaaaaaaaaagcgaacGCTAAGAAGATTGGGGTCGGCTAGGTATGCCCGCTCCCTTACcccgcttatattatatataaagcgctcgatctaaaagctaagtactataattagctaggtcggtaatttatagcccctagttcgctcttttattttatacttttttaggaTTTAGCGTACGTTATATTAAGTGCGCCGCgcagaactatttttataaaaatatagtaagcgcttagcgctattactactccgttacttttcttaagtattatattaatagcgtcttAGGTCCCTAAGTCCGCAGaatctatagtacgaactttttaaaataccgcACTTACTTCTAACGGCGACGTTTATAATTCGGAGGTTTATTACTCCGTTAtcgctctattattactactacttgggtcgctaatattattttatagctttagtaaacttactaaattaccgctagtaatatataaagggtacttaagcgcgctaataaaaaggcccgctcgacccccgttattaataataacgataataaagtagttataaactcttCCCGCACTACGTCTTTATCTTATAATAACACTATAATCGTACTACTTCGCACtatctataataaaatacgccGCTCTAATAACATTCTAACTAATATATAGTCGCCCCGCCTATGCTCCATAttcgtagctaattatttataaattcgctaataataaggagattatttctttcgtaataacccctaggataataactagggcggcctttttatatataagggcggtCCCTCTACGGATAAGGGCAGTCCTTCCGtacgttataaaaattaaaaaaacggttagtaattagcgcgtttacgctacttagttatagctatatagccccctttttttattattagtagctagttcgctatattattaagctccttAGGAACTAGGGcgcgctatttaattaaaactcgttctttatatatactaattaacgttaCGTTTTTgatatacttagctagctcctACGTAttttcgttattattatatcccttctactggattaggtattatcgcctcctcttcggccctctatattatataatatcttctacttcGTAAAGTAGCTCCCCGTCTATATccctaataaataagggcttcCGAGGGGCTtcttcgtaatattaatacggcttaagtaaaaatatatagaacatatcgtatattctatattatatcggtacgtttagttagtaagtaaccCCCGctattctaattattaatttaacttcgaATAAGCCcagatacttattagctaacttCTAGCTAAGacgctacttcttaatattcttttttaataatagtacctagttacttactttatataatatatttatcctagttttattagcttattacttatatatcttacgtactttttatataaggggttatagagctttttaattagctcgtAGTTAGGCCGTACGCTCCTCGGCTAAGATATTCTATATACCGTCTCGAGtccccgttaagattaaCATAGGGTACGTAAATAGGAACCCGAATAGGGCCTTAGTAAGCGCTTTacggattactaagtactaagtattattatatataaactcggctaGGTAAAGACGCTATGCCTAATCTAATTAGTCCTAGGTatagaaatagtaaaagtactactctaaatattagttcTACCGTTCTATTTAACCGTCCGTTTATAGGTAGAACGTAGTACTAAGacgcctctttattactaaaaagtaatagagataagtctaaaacttatttataaataacgacccccTATTAAAGACGATCTTTTTAGGTattctaaacttagtaaagatctttataaataagaggtctGCGAATCCCTAAGCTATAAGGGTCGTCCTCGTAGCGATATAAacgctatattttataaatcggtttattataacgagTACCGCGTCGTAGGGGCGCCTCCTAATTAGCGTAATCGATATAAGtaagcccgtaataaagtctagcgatatcttttattatagcctaacTAAGGTAAGTAGGGGgcataataagctatatagcttataataacgaggcttcgtccgctagtatactatataagtattaatataactttttatatccctacttactctatcttaataataatagcgttttaatagtactatCGTCCGCTTTACGCTATAATATCCTActataagcgtattataatatatttcgaTAACCTCCCTCCTTAGCCCTTTATATAGCGGTATATAAACGCggctactataatataataaccttctaaaatcgtatacttagctctattattacttctttctAACTAAGCGAGGCCGTCGGTTCTTTttagtttactacttatcttttataaaagcgtcctcttattaagtagcccgtagtcgacctattattaataacccctccttactaaatactattttaagtactcttattatattaaagttttatagaacgagtagcttataatttatagttctaataataagcttaagtagCTCTCTAAGTACTATGCCATAACTCTAATACCCTAGGCTCGTAGCcccgttatacttcttaaagtaCTCCTCGGAGTTCCCTTAAGCTAGAGctcttaacctcttttacttacttttctatattattattagttctacttttaaaatacttattatcccTTTTACTTAAGAGCTACTCCCGCAGCTCGTCCTcgtataccttattattataactttaaggggctcttatatatttctagcgttatagaggtcttcccttatttttaataatagctcccccgctctactattattactacttttactatagttaggtcttcgtaatagtctatttactaagttctttatacctagcttaaacctaattttaatattaaacgctaCGAGTTCGTCTAGTTAGCGTAGCTATTTCCCGTttagtctcttttttatatttaagaactataggttaaaataatctataaatactacgacctaatctCGGCTATAAGCGAGGTAGTATCGCTAGTTCCTTAATACgtctataataactagtagcTCCGCGTCTCTTATACTATAGCGGctctctatatttattaatttcctcgacctataagtaattagatactaattacccttaaataattacgtaattactaagctaatagctcgagccaaaacgtctatttataactatgtGGGTAGGGTAGGGTTAaaatatcgtaatattagtacgttagtaaatactactaatagCTTCTTAAACAACTCTacggctagtattagtaattctaATTATCCTAGTTTTACTTTCCTTAGTAAGTCTATTAGAGGTGCCGTtatcttagtatagttattaataaatctatagtaAAACCCCGTAAATCTAAAGAACGTCTATATATCTTTAACGCTCCTTAGAAATAGCTAATTCGCTATAGCTTTAGTACGTATAAGTTCTATTTCTAcgcctttattaaatacgatataccctaagaatcttatatacgatatatagaactcgtatttattactatttaaatataggttctattactatagtctctatagtacgctacgtacgtactctttatatactacgtagtcgttattatatattaggatattgtctaagtatacgatatagacagtattaactaggccgctcagaacgttattaatatgcgcttagaaagtcgcgggcgcgttagttagcccgaaaagtataactaagtactcgaactacCCGTATTTAGTACGAAAAGCCGTCTTCTACTTATCGCCCTTagctatacgtatataatagtacgcgttcttaaggtctagcttcgtaaaaataaaggtattaaatagtctatttaatatctctctaattagtagtagtagcgttctatctttttatataatcttattaatcgctCTATAATCGACGTAAAGTTATAGCtctcttccttttttaagtataaagaggatagGTACTCCTACcgggcttataaaggggcgtatttagcccctagcctctatttttattaaatagtcgcgtaagatctcgagcttatagttcgatagtaagtaaataggtcCCTAAGGGATAGGCGCCGCGTTATCTAGCTcgatatagtagttatatagtactctatttagtaataaaatagccttcttttttaaaaataggttattaaagtcctAGTAACGTAGCTTCTAGTCCTTAGCTATGCTCGCTAGTATTAtgtcgctatttataactaagttaattacgatatatacgagtattactaaaactaagtcgtttagtagccccttttttagggtatttaagtagatatatcgttcgtaaattagatactactactttttttatttctaactaattagcgGGTCGACATTCTCTAGCTAAGGGAAACCGAGGATAAgcgtaagtactataatattggctattataaagcgataTAGCTATGTCTCTATTACgtagtcgttattaataattcaaAGCCGTAggtagtagctttttaacGTTTCTATCTATTTACCCTTAACGTTTactagctatagtaataagtaaattcgtaaattagcgttaaagctattaaatagcccaatactaactacgttccTTTCTACTCCCGAATCgataagggcgcttagcttttCCTATACgtagtttaggtatatataggtcGGGACGTCTAAGcgccgcccttattaatcgctagctactctccttactaaaatagtatttaagcttattattagtccgcgctacttagctagggcgaggtctaattaataactagcggctttataccctttttagttatatttatagtatataacgctcgggtagctattagtaaggtacttagttttaccgtagttataatattactaatactactcccGCGGTCGCGggtaatcctttataatatagctaatctttttataattataatacgtagtatttTTACTAAGCGAGTTACGGCGTGTTCCTTacgtatttaacttattagcgcCCCAGTATCTTCTTACTAGCTCGTTCGAGTTTAAGTtagaatattacctaggggacGTTCGTAAGCTCCCTACCGATAGcgaggattatttaatacgtcttattagtaatactaattataagcgaGTCCgtaaaagttctatttataatactattacgaaacgtagttcgggccgtagcttacttattagtataaagatcctctatttttctattaaaatatattctaattctatctcgagcttattaatatagctaacgaactcgtcgactttctttttttagccttataaggcgctatttagttatatacttattactattccttAGCTAGCGGGATTagataggttattttataaaaaggtctctagttcctcctatataacctagtttattataaaactagaggtcctttagtagttaaaaatatagtatatttaagaggtttttatactaccgcttaggtagctaactatatatactactttattacggtctattcttatttattaagcctataagttaaagtaatagtaatagttaaagaGGAAGCTCTATAGATCCCGTACCGATTTATTAgcgtataataagttaaaaaaagatagcggtctaaatataaacgttccgcttatagcgcttacttaagttaggagggagctaataaataggggcttaggtagtacgaactcgttactttattattactcgaGCGGCGCTTTAAGTacggctttacttattaaactattcttAGTCTGGGGGTTTACGTTTCTATTTACGTTAAAGCTAACGTCTGAGGCCGCTATAGCTAAGACCGTAGCCCTTAGTACGggggccgggctatttaaagagctCCGTAAGCGTTCTAAATCTACtcgtcttttatataagcggTCTTCGtacgttataataaggatttctttctctaattatcgttcttattcttatagttctattagcctattacttattattcggTTTAGGTATTAGCGAGTAAGGGTAAGAGGttcgctattttatttaaaattcgttaatacttttagtaatacggtccttttatattactactacgtTAATAGTCTTACTACGCTtcgttcttatattatttattaaagaagaAGCGACTTTAgggggtttaataaaaaaaagtcgttttctttttattatcgtagcgctaactacgctctcttactacgtctcgttcttattaatattttaagcttttaGCCTAGTCCCCTtcgtaagtaaagattttaaattattaataagtttacgatataaaaaagaagcttatagaggctaactactattagggtctaaaagaggaattactaaaatctacccttccctcgaggtatattactagcgctctatatatacctgagctgctcctttgttacttagtccccctctttatgccccctaagctatcccttaaccgaCGAGGCCTGACCGGCAAGGCCTGATAGTTAACGTCTTCTGTGCTAACAACGCCCTGATCAACTAGTGAACAAGCTTCTCTGAGCAGCGAGAACGCCAATCGGTTTCCTACGAAACCAGGAACCTCTTTTTTGATAACCACAGGTCGGTGGCCGGAACCCAATTCAGCAAATAACTTTTTGGCAAACCTAACTTCGTCCGGTTTTGTAGTCGGTGACGGGACAATTTCGATCAAAGGCATGATGTGCGGCGGGTTGAAAGGGTGAACCACCAAAAGACGAGTCGTATCCACCATATCGCGGCTCTGAACCGACGCGGCGATACCAGACGTCGAGCTCCAGAAGTGTGCCTCGGCAGGCGCAAAGCTTTCAATCTTTGGCCATACTGATCGCTTGAAATCTGGATTCTCCGGACCTTGCTCCTGGACGATGGTGGCGCCGTCGCATGCCTCTTCGAGCGTGGTGCAGATCACGAGGCGGCCGGACTCGCGCAGGCGGGATATGCCCAGCGACGCATCATCCGAGTCGATGTAACCCGGCAGGACTGTGGAAAGGTGATGTTCGAGGTCTGGCCTCGTATCAAAGACCCTGACGGTGCTCTTTGTATGTCTCAGGTAAAGGGCCGCAAAGGAGATGCCGATGGCTCCTAGTCCGACGAGGGCGACGCGCTCGTTCACGTCAGATGGCATGGTGACGATGAATCAATACCAGGAAGTTCAACTGAGTGCCGCTTATGTAATGGACTGACTTGTCGATTGGAGAAGGTTAAGGATTGCCGTGAGGGAAAGCCGTCAGAAGAGAAGCTCGTCAAGTTGGGGGAGACGTGCCCCGCATGACGGAAGTCTCACTCCCGGGCGTTTCGGAATTCCGAGTTTTTGTCCGTGAATATCCAAACGCGGTTCCCTAATGCATAGGTAGGATAGCGTGCAATGCAGCTACCGA encodes:
- a CDS encoding 3-hydroxyacyl-CoA dehydrogenase, which translates into the protein MPSDVNERVALVGLGAIGISFAALYLRHTKSTVRVFDTRPDLEHHLSTVLPGYIDSDDASLGISRLRESGRLVICTTLEEACDGATIVQEQGPENPDFKRSVWPKIESFAPAEAHFWSSTSGIAASVQSRDMVDTTRLLVVHPFNPPHIMPLIEIVPSPTTKPDEVRKPIGVLAAQRSLFTS